In a genomic window of Methanoregula sp. UBA64:
- a CDS encoding DUF167 domain-containing protein, with the protein MPALTDALSADKNGTLISIEVSANAKSARFPDGYNPWRNAIGCRVTAPATEGKANRAVIALISEVLGVSPSSVTLAAGQTSTQKKVLVFGLAPDEVAGRLAKLS; encoded by the coding sequence ATGCCAGCGCTGACCGATGCCCTTTCTGCAGACAAAAACGGCACGCTGATTTCTATCGAAGTTTCCGCAAACGCCAAATCTGCACGGTTTCCTGACGGGTACAACCCCTGGAGAAACGCGATTGGCTGCCGGGTTACGGCTCCGGCAACCGAAGGGAAGGCCAACCGTGCCGTCATTGCTCTTATCAGCGAAGTGCTCGGCGTTTCCCCGTCATCCGTTACCCTTGCTGCCGGCCAGACTTCGACCCAGAAAAAAGTGCTCGTTTTTGGACTCGCCCCGGACGAAGTTGCCGGGCGCCTTGCCAAACTATCCTGA
- the gatA gene encoding Asp-tRNA(Asn)/Glu-tRNA(Gln) amidotransferase subunit GatA translates to MSALRFEPDDKYNAFLAVCKEPKGGSGKLSGIPVAVKDNISTQGIETTCASKILKGYIPPYDAHAVALVKSAGAAIAGKTNMDEFGMGTSTENSAFGPTLNPRDTGRVPGGSSGGSAAAVAAGMVRMALGTDTGGSIRCPAAFCGIVGLKPTYGRVSRYGLIAYANSLETIGPMAANVSDVSLLMSVIAGHDKHDATSQDRPYTHTPSADIKGTRIGIPQEYFGAGVDPAVAAVVKKAIGRLEELGATTVPCSIPSMEYALAAYYVICTSEASSNLARFDGVRYGPAVETKKSWHAAFQDARREGFGPEVRRRIMLGTFALSSGYYGKYYAKAQVARENIRKDFARLFADVDVLCGPTMPTIAFRLGEKSDPLSMYLSDILTVPVNLAGIPAISVPCGTVQDMPVGLQIMGRPFEDERVIDVAYAYEQGGQP, encoded by the coding sequence GTGAGCGCACTCCGGTTTGAGCCAGACGACAAATACAACGCGTTCCTTGCCGTGTGTAAAGAGCCGAAGGGAGGGAGCGGGAAACTCTCCGGGATCCCCGTCGCGGTCAAGGACAATATCTCCACACAGGGAATCGAGACCACCTGCGCCTCGAAGATCCTCAAAGGGTACATCCCCCCCTACGATGCCCATGCGGTCGCGCTTGTAAAATCCGCAGGTGCGGCTATTGCCGGCAAGACCAACATGGACGAGTTCGGGATGGGGACGAGCACCGAGAACTCTGCGTTCGGGCCCACCTTAAACCCCCGCGACACCGGGCGGGTTCCCGGTGGATCATCCGGTGGCAGCGCGGCCGCAGTCGCAGCCGGCATGGTCCGGATGGCCCTTGGTACCGATACCGGCGGATCGATCCGCTGCCCGGCCGCATTCTGCGGGATCGTTGGCCTAAAGCCGACCTATGGCCGGGTCTCCCGGTACGGTCTCATTGCGTATGCAAACTCGCTTGAGACGATCGGCCCGATGGCGGCAAACGTTTCCGATGTCTCGCTCTTAATGTCGGTGATCGCCGGCCACGACAAACACGATGCAACCTCGCAGGACCGGCCCTATACCCACACCCCGTCCGCCGATATCAAAGGTACCCGGATTGGCATCCCGCAGGAGTACTTCGGGGCCGGTGTCGACCCGGCTGTTGCCGCGGTTGTCAAAAAGGCGATCGGCAGGCTCGAAGAGCTTGGCGCAACAACCGTCCCGTGCAGCATCCCGTCGATGGAATATGCCCTTGCCGCCTACTATGTGATCTGCACGAGCGAGGCGAGTTCGAACCTTGCCCGGTTCGATGGCGTGCGCTACGGCCCGGCGGTAGAGACCAAAAAGTCATGGCATGCCGCGTTCCAGGATGCCCGGCGCGAAGGGTTCGGCCCCGAGGTCCGGCGCAGGATCATGCTCGGGACCTTTGCCCTCTCTTCGGGTTACTATGGCAAGTACTATGCAAAGGCGCAGGTAGCCCGGGAAAATATCCGAAAGGATTTCGCCCGGCTCTTTGCCGATGTCGATGTCCTCTGCGGGCCTACCATGCCCACGATTGCGTTCAGACTGGGCGAAAAAAGCGATCCGCTCTCCATGTACCTTTCCGATATCCTGACCGTGCCGGTCAACCTTGCCGGCATCCCGGCGATCTCGGTGCCCTGCGGGACCGTGCAGGACATGCCGGTCGGCCTCCAGATCATGGGCCGGCCCTTCGAGGACGAGCGCGTGATCGATGTTGCCTATGCGTACGAACAGGGGGGACAGCCATGA
- a CDS encoding DNA topoisomerase I — MHLIVAEKNISARRIAQILSEGKKVTESKDSGVSTYSFGDTTTVGLRGHVVEIDFVPGYENWRSETYTPRSLIDAETMKVPTEKKIVSHLQKLSRHADRVTIATDFDTEGELIGKEAYELVRAVNKNVKIDRARFSAITPQEIKTAFANTTDLDFALAAAGEARQAIDLMWGASLTRFISLAAKRGGNNILSVGRVQSPTLSMIVDREKEIEKFVPEKYWQLGLVTEKAGEQIEARHTNGRFKDQKAAELARDRTKEPLLVTEIKEGTKQDRSPSPFDTTTYIVAAARLGFSAANAMRIAEELYMNGYISYPRTDNTVYPVSLDLNGVLATIRNSPFRKDVEWTIAHRRAEPTRGKKSSTDHPPIHPTGAGTREVLGDDAFRIYELVLRRFLATLAPDALWKTLKVNFEAGGEPYTVTGGQLLEPGWHAVYPFSEAKETILPGFVTGEKLPIRKVNLDEKETMPPARYTQSKLIQRMEELGLGTKSTRHEVIARLVSRKYVEGNPLRPTLVGRVVTEALEHNADTITKPDMTQTIESHMQQIKQNERTRDDVISESRGLLHKAFDQLETNEQIIGDDIRNRTAEELNLGKCPVCGKGTLAIKHLRGSTQFIGCSQYPECTFNIGLPVTMWGWAVRTDDICDKHHLHYVRLVRKGARPWDIGCPLCHHITSNVESLTELGSMDEALLEKARSKHIYSVADIAKSEPEKLAHLLGLGPDAAQKLKTEAVAMLETLRKRSECRRFMRAHLIPRKGRSSAKIMAALKEAGITDLAGLSKASPATLQKAGIGEKEAADILAEARITYNGQLLKETGIPAVSLKKYLAAGIAGPEEFCTIPPEKLAGMAGMSAATVNRHIALVCEYLHRPVPGGAAAKPAKKATAAPKSAAPRTKKVLKELLTLKGMTPKVARAFADAGVIRSADLIGADPAEIATRTGTERALVADLQKQLKKREEIIQI, encoded by the coding sequence GTGCACCTGATCGTTGCGGAAAAGAACATCTCGGCCCGGCGGATCGCGCAGATCTTAAGCGAAGGCAAAAAAGTCACCGAGTCAAAGGACTCCGGCGTCTCCACATACAGTTTCGGGGACACGACGACCGTGGGTCTGCGCGGCCACGTAGTCGAGATCGATTTTGTGCCGGGCTATGAGAACTGGCGCAGCGAGACGTACACCCCCCGCAGCCTGATCGATGCAGAGACCATGAAGGTACCGACCGAGAAAAAGATCGTCTCGCACCTCCAGAAACTTTCCCGCCACGCCGACCGGGTCACGATCGCCACGGATTTTGATACCGAAGGAGAGCTTATCGGCAAAGAAGCCTATGAGCTCGTGCGTGCGGTCAACAAGAACGTTAAGATCGACCGGGCTCGTTTCTCGGCCATCACCCCGCAGGAGATCAAAACCGCATTTGCCAACACCACCGATCTTGACTTTGCCCTTGCCGCGGCCGGGGAAGCCCGGCAGGCGATCGATCTCATGTGGGGCGCATCGCTCACCCGGTTCATCTCGCTTGCCGCAAAGCGCGGGGGCAACAACATCCTCTCGGTGGGCCGTGTCCAGAGCCCGACGCTCTCCATGATCGTTGACCGGGAAAAGGAGATCGAGAAGTTCGTCCCGGAGAAATACTGGCAGCTGGGCCTTGTCACCGAAAAGGCCGGGGAGCAGATCGAGGCCCGGCACACGAACGGGCGCTTCAAGGACCAGAAGGCAGCAGAACTTGCCCGGGACAGGACAAAAGAACCGCTGCTGGTCACCGAGATCAAAGAAGGGACCAAACAGGACCGGTCCCCCTCGCCGTTCGATACCACGACCTACATCGTTGCCGCAGCCCGGCTCGGCTTTTCCGCGGCAAACGCAATGCGGATCGCAGAAGAGCTCTACATGAACGGGTACATCTCCTACCCGAGGACCGACAACACGGTCTACCCGGTCTCGCTCGACCTAAACGGCGTACTTGCCACGATCAGAAACTCGCCCTTCAGGAAAGATGTCGAGTGGACGATCGCCCACCGCCGGGCCGAACCGACCCGGGGAAAGAAATCCTCGACGGACCACCCCCCTATCCACCCGACCGGTGCCGGGACACGTGAAGTTCTCGGGGACGATGCCTTCAGAATCTACGAGCTTGTCCTCCGCCGTTTCCTGGCCACCCTTGCCCCCGACGCGCTCTGGAAGACCTTAAAAGTCAACTTTGAGGCCGGCGGCGAGCCGTACACGGTGACCGGCGGCCAGCTCCTCGAACCGGGCTGGCACGCGGTCTATCCCTTCTCGGAAGCAAAGGAGACGATCCTCCCCGGGTTTGTCACCGGGGAAAAACTGCCGATTCGCAAGGTCAACCTTGACGAGAAGGAGACCATGCCCCCTGCCCGCTATACCCAGAGCAAGCTCATCCAGCGGATGGAGGAGCTGGGCCTTGGGACAAAGAGCACCCGGCACGAGGTCATAGCCCGGCTTGTTTCGCGCAAATACGTCGAGGGCAACCCGCTGCGCCCGACCCTTGTCGGCCGGGTGGTGACCGAGGCGCTCGAACACAACGCCGATACGATCACCAAACCCGACATGACCCAGACGATCGAATCGCACATGCAGCAGATAAAACAGAACGAGCGCACCCGCGACGACGTGATCAGCGAATCGCGGGGCCTGCTGCATAAAGCATTCGACCAGCTCGAAACAAACGAGCAGATTATCGGCGACGATATCCGGAACCGGACTGCCGAGGAACTCAACCTCGGGAAATGCCCGGTCTGCGGCAAAGGAACGCTCGCCATCAAGCACCTGCGGGGCTCGACCCAGTTCATCGGCTGCTCGCAGTACCCGGAGTGCACGTTCAACATCGGCCTTCCCGTCACCATGTGGGGCTGGGCCGTGAGAACGGACGACATCTGCGACAAGCACCACCTCCACTATGTCCGGCTCGTGCGGAAAGGGGCCCGGCCCTGGGATATCGGGTGTCCGCTCTGCCACCACATAACGTCAAACGTCGAATCGCTCACCGAACTTGGATCGATGGACGAGGCTTTGCTGGAAAAGGCCCGTTCAAAGCATATCTATTCGGTGGCAGATATTGCAAAAAGCGAGCCGGAAAAGCTTGCGCACCTGCTCGGTCTTGGCCCTGACGCTGCGCAGAAGTTGAAGACCGAAGCGGTTGCCATGCTCGAAACGCTGCGGAAACGTTCCGAGTGCCGCAGGTTCATGAGAGCCCACCTGATCCCACGGAAGGGACGAAGCTCGGCTAAGATCATGGCCGCGCTAAAAGAGGCCGGGATCACCGATCTTGCCGGCCTTTCCAAGGCAAGCCCGGCAACCCTCCAGAAGGCAGGGATTGGGGAGAAGGAGGCAGCGGATATCCTCGCCGAGGCCCGGATCACCTATAACGGGCAGCTCTTAAAAGAGACCGGCATCCCGGCAGTCAGCCTCAAAAAGTACCTTGCCGCGGGGATCGCGGGGCCCGAGGAGTTCTGCACAATTCCCCCGGAGAAGCTTGCCGGCATGGCGGGCATGAGCGCTGCGACCGTGAACCGCCACATCGCACTTGTCTGCGAGTACCTCCACCGCCCGGTGCCCGGGGGGGCAGCGGCAAAGCCGGCAAAAAAAGCGACAGCAGCCCCCAAGAGCGCTGCGCCCAGGACAAAGAAGGTGTTAAAGGAATTGCTCACCTTAAAGGGCATGACCCCGAAGGTGGCACGTGCCTTTGCAGATGCGGGAGTCATCCGGTCAGCCGATCTCATCGGTGCCGATCCCGCAGAGATCGCCACCCGGACCGGGACCGAACGGGCGCTGGTGGCCGATCTCCAGAAACAGCTTAAAAAGCGGGAAGAAATTATCCAGATTTAA
- the gatB gene encoding Asp-tRNA(Asn)/Glu-tRNA(Gln) amidotransferase subunit GatB, which yields MSENPPADAQVVVGLEVHCQLDTKSKLFCGCSTDYRDDGPNTHVCPICLGLPGTMPMINKKVIEYAMKVGKALNCEVSEESEFSRKNYFYPDLNKAYQITQYDKPLALGGYVEIEGDDGKERKIRLTRIHVEEDPGRLVHMGNAERGRYSLVDYNRAGIPLIEIVSEPDMRSPKEARKFLNKLRATLEYLGVFDSDKEGSLRVDANISLKGSERVEVKNISSYKGVEKALTFEVTRQKNLLRRGLKVDRETRHYLEARGITQSARSKEQENDYRYFPEPDLRPLRVKSWVKDIALPELPDARRERFVTQYSCSLNHARTLTGELKMANFFESVVAQNKDACALAATWIADTLTGELNYRDMGIESVDPAKFASLLALLKAGTITDKSGVEVLRVMLDEQHKGETVETPDVIVKRLNLARTSGDDGVLLAAIQEVIRENPKAIEDYKAGKKGALNFLVGQAMKKTRGRSDPGELNTLMTKALSGLE from the coding sequence ATGAGCGAAAATCCCCCCGCCGATGCGCAGGTGGTTGTCGGCCTCGAAGTCCACTGCCAGCTCGATACAAAGAGCAAGCTCTTCTGCGGCTGCTCGACCGATTACCGTGACGACGGCCCCAACACCCATGTCTGCCCGATCTGCCTCGGTCTTCCCGGCACGATGCCGATGATAAACAAAAAAGTGATCGAGTACGCCATGAAGGTGGGTAAAGCCCTCAACTGCGAGGTCTCTGAAGAGTCCGAGTTCTCGCGGAAGAACTACTTCTACCCCGACCTCAACAAAGCCTACCAGATCACCCAGTACGACAAGCCTCTTGCCCTGGGCGGGTACGTGGAGATCGAAGGCGACGACGGGAAAGAGCGCAAAATACGCCTCACCCGCATCCATGTGGAGGAAGACCCGGGCCGGCTCGTGCACATGGGAAATGCCGAACGCGGCCGGTACTCTCTCGTGGACTACAACCGTGCGGGCATCCCCTTGATCGAGATCGTCTCGGAGCCGGATATGCGCTCGCCAAAAGAGGCGCGGAAGTTCTTAAACAAGCTCCGGGCCACGCTCGAATACCTCGGCGTCTTTGATTCCGACAAGGAAGGCTCCCTCCGTGTCGATGCGAATATTTCCCTCAAAGGGAGCGAGCGGGTGGAAGTCAAAAATATTTCCTCCTACAAGGGTGTGGAAAAGGCGCTCACGTTCGAGGTGACGCGGCAGAAAAACCTCCTCCGGAGGGGACTCAAAGTCGACCGGGAGACCCGACACTACCTTGAAGCACGCGGTATCACCCAGTCGGCCCGCTCAAAGGAGCAGGAGAACGACTACCGCTACTTCCCCGAGCCAGACCTACGGCCCCTCCGGGTCAAGTCCTGGGTCAAAGACATTGCCCTCCCCGAGCTCCCCGATGCCCGGCGCGAACGCTTTGTCACCCAGTACAGCTGCTCGCTTAACCACGCGAGGACGCTCACCGGCGAACTGAAGATGGCCAATTTCTTTGAGTCCGTTGTGGCGCAGAACAAGGACGCCTGCGCCCTTGCCGCAACCTGGATCGCCGACACGCTCACCGGCGAGCTCAACTACCGCGACATGGGGATCGAGAGCGTAGACCCGGCAAAGTTTGCCAGCCTCCTCGCCCTCTTAAAGGCCGGGACAATCACCGACAAGAGCGGGGTCGAAGTCCTGCGGGTGATGCTCGACGAGCAGCACAAGGGCGAAACCGTCGAGACACCGGATGTCATTGTAAAAAGGCTCAACCTTGCCAGAACCTCCGGCGATGATGGGGTCCTCCTTGCCGCCATACAGGAGGTCATCCGTGAGAACCCGAAGGCCATCGAGGATTACAAGGCCGGAAAGAAAGGGGCCCTCAATTTCCTTGTCGGCCAGGCCATGAAGAAGACCCGGGGCCGGTCCGATCCCGGCGAGCTCAACACCCTCATGACAAAAGCCCTGTCTGGTCTGGAGTGA
- a CDS encoding UPF0058 family protein, with product MHKEELISLHKMLYEVKDYFEEVNPDLKFTQYNALKITPSQLHKSKLEHKYAIFVLGNEIANAMKDVDYTSSSRISARMKDLADKTLKEMEYA from the coding sequence ATGCATAAGGAAGAATTGATCAGTCTTCATAAGATGCTGTACGAGGTCAAGGACTATTTTGAAGAAGTCAACCCTGACCTGAAGTTCACGCAGTATAATGCCCTTAAAATTACCCCTTCCCAGCTGCACAAGAGCAAACTTGAGCATAAATATGCGATCTTTGTGCTGGGTAACGAGATCGCCAATGCCATGAAAGACGTGGATTATACCTCGTCTTCACGGATCTCGGCCCGGATGAAGGATCTGGCCGACAAGACGCTTAAGGAAATGGAATACGCATAA
- a CDS encoding asparagine synthase C-terminal domain-containing protein, whose protein sequence is MASFTCTGWVELDGRKLAPAEIETICTTTPEKAKNFGGEFSLSFDTCHARDHFGIMPGPGPKGALVCHDKIITAIDPDPAPCTLEEAIIAAVKLRSDEGVVALSGGVDSSLVAALAGRECVAVGLEGSHDLAQAEHAAELLNLSCTIVVIEPEEIEEALPKVIKVIPKKDPVNTGIAVTQYFISKWAGAKGYRRIIAGQGADELFGGYARYLSSQNLEDDLARDVAGLELQAQRDQAVAGLNGTYLSMPYMDVRVVRAARAIPAAEKVRDGRRKIPLREVAARHMPEELAGYGKKAMQYGSGVWGVLQKLARNNGYKTSMQDYIDQIGRGNHGQ, encoded by the coding sequence ATGGCATCATTCACATGTACCGGCTGGGTAGAGCTGGACGGCAGGAAACTCGCACCTGCCGAGATCGAGACAATCTGCACGACAACACCTGAAAAGGCTAAAAATTTCGGTGGCGAATTTTCCCTCTCCTTTGACACCTGCCATGCCCGCGACCATTTCGGGATCATGCCGGGCCCCGGCCCCAAAGGCGCGCTGGTCTGTCATGACAAGATCATTACTGCAATAGACCCGGACCCGGCGCCCTGCACCCTTGAAGAAGCGATAATTGCCGCCGTAAAACTCCGGAGCGATGAGGGTGTTGTCGCACTCTCGGGAGGCGTGGATTCAAGTCTCGTCGCTGCCCTTGCCGGGCGCGAGTGCGTGGCTGTCGGCCTCGAAGGCTCCCACGACCTCGCGCAGGCCGAGCATGCCGCAGAGCTGCTCAACCTCTCCTGCACGATCGTTGTCATCGAGCCGGAAGAAATCGAGGAAGCCCTCCCGAAGGTCATCAAAGTCATTCCGAAAAAGGATCCGGTAAACACCGGGATCGCAGTCACCCAGTATTTCATCTCGAAGTGGGCCGGGGCAAAAGGCTACCGGCGCATCATTGCCGGGCAGGGAGCAGACGAACTCTTCGGCGGCTATGCCCGGTACCTGTCATCGCAGAATCTGGAGGACGACCTTGCCCGGGATGTTGCCGGCCTCGAACTCCAGGCCCAACGCGACCAGGCAGTAGCGGGATTAAACGGCACCTATCTTTCCATGCCGTACATGGATGTCCGGGTCGTGCGCGCCGCCCGCGCGATCCCGGCGGCGGAAAAAGTCCGTGACGGCCGGCGCAAGATCCCCCTCCGCGAAGTCGCCGCCCGGCACATGCCGGAAGAGCTTGCCGGCTACGGGAAAAAGGCCATGCAGTACGGGAGCGGGGTCTGGGGAGTACTACAAAAACTTGCCCGTAATAATGGTTATAAAACGTCCATGCAAGATTACATAGACCAAATCGGACGGGGAAATCATGGTCAGTGA
- the pyrC gene encoding dihydroorotase: MESRVDLALINVRLPDGRRADVSIRDGRVVHTGASGPADRTIDCTGKIVLPAAVDVHVHMRGGSQSEKEDWETGSRSALAGGVTVVVDQPNTVPPLTAPEVYRRRVADAQAHSLCSFAINSAVTPQTAVEEMWSSGAMAFGETFFAPSSYGEALSASDLSLMLGRIRTLGGLATIHAESVRPGEDFGLAAHDRLRSPEGERDAVLAVQACNTAGCRLHFCHMSSARSLAAARGTVEVTPHHLFLSREKTRDEDTTFKVNPPVRSERERKALFACWDRIDLIASDHAPHTPADKAQEFSSAPSGVPGVETMVPLLLAEVLEKRLALPDVIKKTSTAPAALLGIPAAGFLPGDRADFTICPCEAVPIAADNLHSRCGWTPYEGMPAVFPAIVIRDGAVVYESGEFTRIPPVWYAGKGYTPALMSPKR; this comes from the coding sequence ATGGAATCCCGTGTGGACCTCGCACTCATAAACGTCCGGCTCCCGGACGGGCGCCGGGCGGATGTCTCGATCCGGGACGGCCGCGTTGTCCATACCGGGGCATCGGGACCGGCAGACCGGACGATCGACTGTACCGGTAAAATTGTTCTCCCGGCTGCGGTCGATGTCCATGTCCATATGCGGGGCGGGAGCCAGTCAGAAAAAGAGGACTGGGAGACGGGGAGCAGGAGCGCGCTTGCCGGCGGCGTGACGGTCGTTGTCGACCAGCCAAATACCGTCCCGCCGCTTACTGCCCCGGAGGTCTACCGGCGGAGGGTTGCAGATGCACAGGCACATTCGCTGTGCAGTTTTGCCATCAACAGCGCGGTGACGCCGCAGACCGCGGTTGAGGAGATGTGGAGCAGCGGTGCGATGGCCTTTGGCGAGACCTTCTTTGCTCCGTCGAGTTACGGCGAAGCGCTCTCAGCTTCCGACCTCTCCCTCATGCTCGGGCGCATCCGGACTCTCGGCGGCCTTGCCACCATCCATGCAGAGAGCGTCCGGCCCGGGGAGGATTTTGGCCTTGCGGCACACGATAGACTGAGGTCCCCCGAAGGGGAACGTGACGCCGTACTCGCGGTCCAGGCCTGCAACACGGCGGGCTGCCGGCTCCATTTCTGCCATATGAGCTCGGCGCGCTCACTTGCCGCAGCCCGCGGAACAGTCGAGGTCACGCCTCACCACCTCTTCCTCTCCCGGGAAAAGACCAGGGACGAGGACACCACCTTCAAAGTCAACCCCCCGGTGCGAAGTGAACGCGAGAGAAAGGCCCTTTTCGCCTGCTGGGACCGGATCGATCTGATCGCCTCCGACCATGCCCCGCATACCCCTGCGGATAAGGCACAGGAGTTTTCCTCTGCCCCATCGGGTGTCCCGGGGGTGGAAACGATGGTTCCCCTCTTACTGGCAGAGGTGCTCGAAAAGCGCCTTGCGCTCCCCGATGTGATCAAAAAAACATCGACCGCGCCCGCCGCGTTACTGGGGATCCCTGCTGCCGGGTTTTTGCCCGGGGACCGGGCCGATTTTACAATCTGTCCCTGCGAGGCGGTACCGATCGCAGCAGACAATCTCCACAGCCGGTGCGGGTGGACGCCGTACGAAGGAATGCCGGCGGTCTTCCCCGCTATCGTGATCCGGGACGGTGCTGTCGTGTATGAATCCGGTGAATTTACCCGGATACCCCCGGTATGGTACGCCGGCAAAGGGTACACTCCGGCACTAATGTCTCCGAAACGGTAA
- the gatC gene encoding Asp-tRNA(Asn)/Glu-tRNA(Gln) amidotransferase subunit GatC: protein MVSEKDVEHIGELADIGIDAAELATFTGQFNAIVEYFDVLDKVRGDDTGARDLYNILREDKVEPSLPHDVALGNAGAQEDGFIKAPRVM from the coding sequence ATGGTCAGTGAAAAAGACGTGGAACATATCGGGGAACTCGCCGATATCGGGATCGATGCCGCGGAACTTGCCACTTTTACCGGCCAGTTCAACGCCATCGTTGAATATTTTGACGTGCTGGACAAGGTCCGCGGGGACGATACTGGCGCCCGCGACCTCTATAACATCTTACGGGAAGACAAGGTCGAACCTTCGCTCCCGCACGACGTGGCATTAGGCAATGCCGGCGCACAGGAAGACGGGTTTATCAAGGCACCGCGGGTGATGTAG
- the dnaG gene encoding DNA primase DnaG, translated as MYSPDTTKYLIHISLSAEGVVEKPDVVGAIFGQTEGLLGEDLDLRDLQRTGRVGRIDVQIASKKGETTGDILISTSLDRAETAILAASLETIDRVGPCVAHVTVESIEDIRVSKRKKIVERAKEILIERFDDGAIDSDELLDDVRQTIRVEKIGTIGEEKLPAGPNVMESDAIIIVEGRADVVNLLRYGIKNAVAVEGTNIPASIVDLCGKKTTTAFFDGDRGGELILRELLQMADIDFVAFSPRGKSVEDMTRKEVIKTLRNKVPVEYVRDQYFEDAAELPTDLPRPGRSVPAHDDNDSREPADRPAGGGQKKSRGSPAKTPVTIRDHLEDVRGKNIARFLDGEMTVIRETSTDEMEKAVETLDTPVTGIVTDRSVDQKLLDRLVYKGVEYIAAKDFKGIIKRPLNIRLMKMSP; from the coding sequence GTGTATTCACCGGATACTACCAAGTACCTTATTCACATCAGCCTCAGCGCAGAGGGGGTGGTCGAGAAACCTGATGTAGTCGGCGCGATATTCGGGCAGACTGAAGGGTTACTCGGCGAAGACCTCGACCTGCGGGACCTCCAGAGGACCGGGAGGGTTGGCAGGATCGACGTCCAGATTGCAAGCAAAAAAGGAGAAACCACCGGGGACATCCTGATCTCCACGTCCCTTGACCGGGCGGAAACAGCCATCCTTGCAGCGTCCTTGGAGACCATCGACCGCGTGGGCCCCTGCGTTGCGCATGTGACCGTGGAGTCCATCGAGGACATCAGGGTCAGCAAGCGCAAGAAGATCGTTGAACGGGCAAAAGAGATCCTCATCGAGCGCTTTGACGACGGGGCTATCGACAGCGACGAGCTCCTCGACGATGTACGCCAGACGATCCGTGTCGAAAAGATAGGGACGATCGGGGAAGAAAAACTCCCGGCCGGTCCCAATGTCATGGAGTCCGACGCGATCATCATCGTCGAAGGGAGGGCAGACGTGGTCAACCTCCTCAGGTACGGCATCAAGAATGCCGTTGCCGTCGAAGGCACCAACATCCCGGCATCGATCGTCGATCTCTGCGGGAAGAAGACCACGACTGCATTCTTCGATGGCGACCGGGGCGGGGAACTGATCTTACGGGAACTTCTCCAGATGGCAGATATCGATTTCGTGGCCTTCTCCCCCCGGGGAAAGAGCGTCGAGGACATGACAAGAAAAGAGGTCATCAAGACCCTGCGGAACAAGGTGCCGGTCGAGTATGTCCGCGACCAGTACTTCGAGGACGCAGCAGAGCTCCCGACGGATCTCCCCCGGCCCGGCCGTTCAGTGCCGGCCCACGACGATAACGACTCGCGGGAACCGGCCGACCGCCCCGCCGGCGGCGGACAGAAGAAATCCCGGGGCAGTCCGGCAAAAACCCCGGTCACGATCCGTGACCACCTGGAGGATGTGCGGGGAAAGAATATCGCCCGGTTTCTTGACGGGGAGATGACGGTGATCCGCGAGACCTCGACCGACGAGATGGAAAAAGCGGTCGAGACGCTCGATACGCCGGTCACCGGTATCGTGACCGACCGCTCCGTGGACCAGAAACTGCTCGACCGTCTTGTGTACAAGGGTGTCGAGTATATCGCGGCAAAAGATTTTAAGGGAATTATAAAAAGGCCGTTAAACATACGGCTGATGAAAATGAGCCCGTAA
- a CDS encoding YwbE family protein, whose translation MTSGKNRADIHPGCTVDIVQKADQRSGRLTRGTVQEILTNSSFHPHGIKVRLADGRVGRVAAVIGSGTPAKES comes from the coding sequence ATGACCTCGGGAAAAAACCGGGCCGATATCCACCCGGGCTGCACGGTTGATATTGTCCAGAAGGCAGATCAGCGGAGCGGGAGGCTGACCCGGGGAACCGTACAGGAGATTTTGACAAACTCCTCGTTTCATCCCCATGGCATCAAGGTCCGGCTCGCTGACGGCCGGGTGGGACGGGTGGCCGCAGTCATCGGCAGCGGTACTCCTGCAAAAGAGTCGTAA